The genome window GGCATTATTTGTTGTAATCCGGTCGATGTCGTCAAATCCGGCATTTTTGACCCCGGCCAGTTTCCGGGCAGTGTAACGCATATAAGATGGTTCGTTTCTCTTGCCCCGCTTCGGCACAGGTGCAAGATAGGGTGCGTCGGTTTCGAGCAGAAGTTTATCGAGCGGCAGATCAGCAACCACTCTGTCAACTCCCGCGTTTTTGAAGGTTATCACTCCGCCGATTCCGAGATAAAGTCCTGAATCAAGTGCCCGGCGCCCCTCTTCGGGTGTGCCGTTAAAACAGTGCCAGACCCCGTACAGTCTGCCGTCCTGTTCATCCTCGATAATATCAAGCATGTCGGCCGTACTGTTTCTGTTGTGGATTACTACCGGTTTATTAAGCGCCTTTGCAACACTGCAGTGCTGGCGGAAACTCCGCCTCTGAGCTGACACATGTTCGTCAGACCAGTAATAGTCGAGCCCGGTCTCTCCAACGGCAATGATATCCGGTGATGCGGCTAACTTGTGCAGCTTATCCTCAAATCCGTCCTGACCGGCCAGTTTGCCCGACAGGCTCTTCCCCACATCGCAGGGATGGATGCCCGCCATTTTCCGGAATTCAATACGCGGATGGGAAAGTTCATCCATCCGGGCCAGAGAATCAAAATCTATGGCCGGCATGAGAATGGATTTGACTCCGCTTTCGGAAGCACGGTCCAGTACATCCTTCAGGTCGTCCCGGAATTGCGGCAGATAGATGTGGGAGTGTGTATCGATCATAATACTGCAGGTTTCGGAATTCTGAATGTGACTCTGAAATCCAAACAACGATTTCAATGCTGCCTATGATAATCAAAACTCATAAGCTCTGCCGGTTCGTTTTTTTGAAATATCAATAACAGGGATGATTTTTTTATATGTTTAAAATTTTCGATTCATAATGTCAGGTGAACCGAAGGTCACGAAGTGAAATACCAAAACAGTCTTAATCATATGTCTGTGTGTCAGAACTCAAGATCTGTCATGGGTATTACATGTAAGCGAACAGCTTTTGAGTCCTCGTGCAAATATGCCTGTTTGAGCTATGTTATGAAAAAAAAACGTAATGGGGATAAAAAGAACAAAAGGGCTGTTACTTTTTTTTGATATGTGACAAAACGGATTGTAAGTTTTTGCAGTGTTGGTTATCCAATTACTAAAATGATGTCATTCGTTTTTGTTTTTGGATTGCAAACAACTTATATTCAAACATATTTTACACATATACCTAACGGAGTCTCGTTACCATGGCTGATAATGAAAGATTAAAGGCGCTTGACCTGGCAGTTGGCCAGATTGAAAAACAACACGGCAAGGGTACCATTATGCGTTTGGGTGATCAGCCGGTTGTCAACATTCCATCAATCTCCACCGGATCCCTGTCAGTGGATCACGTCCTTGGGGTAGGCGGTATTCCACGTGGCAGAGTAACCGAAATATACGGTCCTGAATCCAGTGGAAAAACCACACTCGCCCTGCATGTAATTGCCGAAGCACAGCGTAAAGGCGGGCATGCTGCCATGATTGATGCCGAACATGCATTTGACCCGAAATACGGCAAAGCCCTGGGAATAAAAATAGACGAACTCCTGATATCTCAACCTGACAATGGTGAGCAGGCTTTGGAAATTGCAGAAACGCTCATCCGGTCTGCTGCCCTGGATGTTGTTGTCATTGATTCCGTGGCGGCTCTGGTCCCGAGAGCTGAACTTGACGGTGAAATGGGTGATTCACAGGTCGGGTTGCAGGCAAGACTCATGTCGCAGGCCTTGCGTAAACTCACCGGCGTGGTCAACAGAACACACACGGCAGTTATTTTCATCAATCAGCTGCGTGAAAAGATAGGAGTCATGTTCGGAAACCCGGAAACTACTACGGGTGGAAAAGCGCTGAAATTCTACTCTTCCGTGCGTATTGATATCCGGAGAATCGGAGCCATCAAAAGAGGCGAGGACGTTATAGGTAACAGGACCAAAGTGAAAGTGGTCAAAAACAAGGTTGCCCCTCCTTTCAAAACCTGTGAATTCAATATTATGTACGGCCAGGGCATATCGCGGATTGCAGAATTGCTGGATCTTGCCGTGCAGTTTGACATTGTACAAAAGAGAGGAAGCTGGTACCGGTATGACGGAGAGCCTATCGGGCAGGGTACCGACTCAGCCATTCAGTTTCTCCGGGAAGATGAGGCACTCTGCGATAAAATTGAGCAGATCGTTCGCCATAAACTGATGCCGGAGCAGTACCCCGACAATGGTGAGGACCCAAATAAGCCAAAAGAAAGTAAAGAAACCTCGTCTTCTGACAAGTCTGCTGCTAAATCCGGCTCTTCGGCGTCTGGTAAGTAATCAGTTATATCAGGCTCTATGCATCTGTTACGACATCTGAGTATAAACCTCTACATCAGATTACTTTTTATTGATACCGATTGATCCATGGAAAACATACCGGATATCCTGCCGGGACGCTGTACAAACATTACGAGGCAAAAAAACAACAGTGACAGAGTCTCAGTGTTTGTAAATGGTGAATATCTGGATGGGTTTTATCAGGATGTGCTGCATGATTTCTCAATTCAGTCGGAGAGCTTGATCACCCCCGACCTGTATCTCAGGCTCCGGGAAAAAGACCGCTTCTACAAGCTCAGGCATCAAATATTCCGCTGGCTCGCTGTCAGAGACCACAGCACCGGAGAAATTCGGAATAAAAGCATGGCCAGAGGTTACACAGGTTCTGAGGCGGACGAGGCAATTTCTTATTTTGTCAGCATGTCTTATCTGGACGATTGCACATTCACAGAAAAGTTTGCAAGAGAAAAAGCAGAGTCCGGCAAGTGGGGCCCGGCAAAAATCAGGGCAGCTTTGTCCAAAAAAGGAGTAAAAAAACAGTATATTGATGCGTCGCTGCGAGGATTGTTCAGCAATGAACAATCAAGCAAAACACTTTTGAAAGCAGCATCAGGCATTCGAACGAAGTTGATGCGCACTGATGACAAACTGAAAAGAAAAAAGAAGCTGGTGGATTTTTTGATACGCAGAGGATTTCCGCCTGACATCGTATTTGAAAAATCCGATGATATTTTAAGACAGTTGGAAAATGAAGAAACTTAATGCCGAAACCTTTATTCGACTGATTATCGGCCTGGCAGCTGTTCTGCTTTTTCTGCTTATCCTCTACAGGTTTTTCACTCTTGTTCTGTATGCACTGATTGCTCTTGTTATAACCTACATTCTTGATCCTTTTGTAAACAGAATGCAGGCAGTGGGTATGAACCGGACCCTGGCCATAAGTATTGTTATTTCATCGCTGATACTTTTGCTGGTTTGGTTTTCCAGCACCATTCTGCCGGCCATCGCCAACCAGCTCATCATATTGAGCCAGCAGCTGAATATCGATGCCGTTATTGCTGTCACTGCTCAAATTGAAGAGCAGATTCTTGAACACCTGCCGTTTCTTCAGGAAGGCATATTAATTGACAATGTGCCCAATGCTGTTGATGCACTTTTCCAAACAGAAGACTTTGCTGCTACTCTCAACAACATACTTGGTATCTTCGCTGATATTTTCTGGGCCTTTCTGGTTGTTCCTTTTGCCACCTTCTTCATACTGAAAGATGGTGCGCGGCTTCGAAGAAACATTCTCCAGCTGGTGCCGAACAAATATTTTGAGACTGTACTTACCGGAATAGAGAAAATTGAAAAACGGCTGGTAACATACTTCAAAAGTGTCGGTTTGCAAAGCATCATTATTGCCACTACCGCCACAATTACGCTGAGTTTTGTTGGATTGAACAACGCTCTTTCTGTCGGAATAGCTGCCGGTGTTGCTAACATTATCCCTTACTTCGGTCCGATCATTGGTTATGTTCTTTCCATAATTGTTTCGATACTAGAGACCGGTGATTTCTCACTCGTTATTTTTGTCATAATTGCCATTGCTATCACCCAGGTCATAGATAATATTATCGTACAACCTCTTCTTTTTTCCAGGTCTGCCAATCTGCATCCTCTTGTTGTTCTTTTTGTTGTGATGACAGGTGCAGAACTGGCCGGAATATTCGGCATGCTGATAGCTGTTCCGCTCACTGCCGTAATTGTAATCACAGCTAAACAGATCAGCTGGAGTCTTGAAAATTATCACGTTTTCAGACTCACTAATAATTAACCGTATTTCTACATGACATTGCACCCACTGCCCGATAACGGTACCATCGGAGTGATGGCGCCCTCATCCCCGGTTGAAGAAGACAAGCTGGAGAATGGTATTCGCTATCTTGAAAATCTGGGCTACAAAGTACATGCAACTGATAGCTGCTATAGCCGGGACAATTACCTTGCCGGAAGTGCATCGCGACGCGCTTCCGAACTTATGGACCTGATACAGGATAAAACCGTTAATGCGATTTTCTTTGCGCGCGGAGGCTTTGGAAGTGCGGCAATGCTGCCACTGCTTGATTATGATGCTATTCGCAATGCAAGAAAACTGATGGTCGGTTACAGCGATATTACAGCCCTTCAATGGGGAATTTATGCAAAAACCGGTCTCCCCTCACTTTCCACCGGAATGCCCGCTACCGATTTTAATTCTGTTCCGGTTAATCCCGTATTTGAAGATTCATTCTGGACATTCATAAAAACCGGCAAAATTGATTACAGCCTGCAGGTGCCGTCAAACCGGAAAAATGGTACCATCTCGGGCATATCCCTTCCTGCCACATTATCCGTCGCAACAAAACTGGCAGGGTCACCCTATTTCCCGGACCTGAAGCAATCCATACCAATCCTTGAAGATGTTGGTGAGTCAAGACATAAAGTAGAAGGTTATCTCTGGCAGGCAAGACTGGCCGGCTGGTTTGACCGTGCTTCTGCCGTCATACTCGGCGATTTTGCAGAACCCGAACAGGAAACATTTCCTGACAACCCCTCACTTGACAAAGTGTTTGACCGTACTTTTGAAGGTTTGAATATCCCGGTCATACGGCATGTTCCCTACGGCCACATTGACAACAAAATTCCGTTTCCACTGGGTGTTGAATTATCGCTATCTTTTGGCTCAGATGTAAAAATATCCAGCCAAGAATCCCTGTTTGATATTTGAGTACAAAAAAAATAACTGTTTTCGCGTCCGGGTCGGGCACCAACTTCAAAAAAATACACCAGGCTGCACTGGACAACCGGATTCCTGCCTCTGTAACCTGCCTTATCTGCAACAATCCTGAAGCCGGTGCCCTTTCATACGCAAAAAAACAAGGCATACGCACCTGCCTCATATCACATACAGATTTCGATTCTGAACAGACATTTGCTGCAAGACTGAATGAGGTTCTCAGATCGGAAAAGCCCGACCTGATTGCTCTGGCCGGATATCTCAAAAAGATTCCTGATTCTGTAATCGAACAGTATCACGGTAAAATCATCAATATCCATCCTTCCCTGCTTCCGAAATATGGAGGTAAAGGCTGGTATGGCATGAAAGTGCATCAGGCAGTAATCGAAAACAACGAACCGGTTTCCGGTTGTACAGTTCATTATGTTACAACCGAATATGATGAAGGCCCAATCATTGCGCAGAAACAAATTACCGTCAGTCCTGATGATACTCCGGAGACTCTGGCGAATAAAATTCAAAAACTGGAGCATCAGCTGTATCCTGAGGTGATCAAAGATCTACTTTCCGGTAATTCATCAAAATAACCATCAATCATATTTCAGCGACAGTTTAACCTTTAAATATTTCGTTTATGGATACCTTTCTTAATCAGCTGGCCGACATCAAAGTTAAAAGGGCATTAATATCGGTTTTCGATAAGAGTGGAATTGCAGAGTTTGCCCGTACACTTCATGAGCTGGGCATTGAGATCATATCCACGGGGGGAACCGCAGAAATTTTGAGGGAGAACGGCCTGAAAATAACGGACGTATCAGAGGTTACAAATTTTCCTGAGTGTCTTGACGGCAGGGTTAAAACGCTTCATCCCCATATCCACGGAGGTCTACTGGCGCGTCCCGGAAAAAAAGATCACGCCGATACCCTGGCGGATCTAGGGATAGAGCCATTTGAGCTGGTTGTGGTAAATCTTTATCCGTTTCAGGATGCCATAACACAAAAACCCGACGATACGGGGCACGCGGTCGAAAATATTGACATCGGCGGTCCGGCCATGATCAGAGCTGCAGCAAAAAATTTCGAAAATGCATGTGTGGTCACCAACCCCCGCAATTATCCATCTGTTACAGCGGAGTTGAAATCAAAGAACGGAAGCATAGGAGCAGCGCAGCGAATCCGGCTTGCCTCAGAGGCTTTCCGGCTCACATCACACTATGATCTCCATATCACCGAGAAGCTGGCAAAAACAGCAAATGCACATTTCAGCGAACCGGGCGATGAAAAGATATCCAGGGTGCCCGGACATCTGACTATCAGCGCACCATCCCATCAAACACTTCGTTATGGGGAAAATCCGCATCAGTCTGCGGGAGTTTTCGGCAATCCCGGTGAATTCATTGAATGTTTTCATGGTAAAAAGCTGAGCTACAACAACTACCTTGATATTGACTCGGCGCTTCAGCTCGGTGCCGATTTTCATCCTGACGAGATATCCCCTGAGGAATCTTTATGTGCGATTTTCAAACATAACATACCCTGCGGCGTTGCTCTTGCCGGCAGTTCCGCGGAGGCCTGGGAGCAGGCATTCGCAACCGATACGGTATCCCCTTTCGGTGGTGTCATTCTGTTCAACAGGAAAGTTGATCCGGATACAGCCAAAGCTGTGGACCGGATATTCAGCGAAATTATTATTGCTCCCGATTTTGATGAAGACGCCCTTGAGCTGCTGACAGAAAAATCCAACCGCAGACTTGTACGGATAAAAAAATGGCCGGACGGCAGTCGTCCGCATATCCGGACCATTACAGGAGGTTACCTTTGGCAGGAAGCCGACTTCGGGTTCGGCACGGAAACCAGAGAAACTGTCACTCAGCTGGAACCTGACTCAAACCAGCAAAAATCGCTTGAATTCGCATGGAAGGTAGTCAAACACGTCAAATCCAATGCGATCGTATATGCATCCGGACAAAGAACCATCGGCATTGGGACCGGACAGCCCAACCGTATAGATGCGTCCCGGCTTGCAGTGCAGAAAGCGCGTGAATTCGGCCATTCTCTCAACAAATCCGTTCTTGCTTCTGATGCTTTTTTCCCGTTTGCTGACGGAGTTGAGGTAGCTGCAGAATCAGGATCCAGGGCAATAATACAGCCTGGCGGCAGCATACGTGATGACGAAGTCATACAGAAGGCAGATGATCTGGGCATAAGCATGATCTTTACCGGTTTGCGACACTTCAGGCACTAAAACAAAAATTTGCGAATTTGCCTAAATAGTTCGCAAAATGCCATTGATTGTCGTAAATTTGGAGATTACCGATTATCTTAACCAACCTGATAATATTATTACATATGCCGCAGTCTGAAGCAACCAGTAAACAAGCCGAAACAACCCGCAATAATTCCAAAGGCGGGCTGTTTGACTGGCTTTATACCGATATCGCCATTGACCTCGGGACAGCCAATACACTGATACACTCCAGAAACCACGGAATAGTGCTGAACGAACCTTCTATCGTTGCACTTAACACTGAGAATCAGGCGGTTGCTATCGGACATGAAGCACGTTTGATGCACGAAAAAACGCACCAGAAGATCAGAACCGTAAGACCGCTCAGAGATGGTGTTATCGCTGACTTCGAGGTTGCCGAGCACATGATTCGCGGCATGATCAAAAAGGTGAAGGTCAGATGGTACTCTTCAACCCGGAAAATGGTCGTATGTGTACCCAGCGGCATTACAGAAGTGGAAAAGCGTGCTGTTCGCGACAGTGCTGAACATGCCGGGGCAAAAGAGGTCTACCTTGTTGATGAACCCATGGCGGCAGCCATCGGCATCGGCCTTGACGTTCATGAGCCGGTCGGCAACATGATCGTGGATATCGGAGGCGGTACGACAGAAATTGCAGTAATTGCACTGTCCGGAATAGTTTATTCACAGTCGGTACGGCTTGGCGGAGATGAGCTCAACGAAGACATCATAAACTACTTCCGCAGGAACCACAATCTTCTGATAGGTGAAAGAACTGCGGAGCAGGTCAAACACATACTCGGCTCGGCAACCCCGCTTGATGAAGAGCTCGAGCTTTCTGTAAAAGGAAGGGATCTCGTAAACGGCGTACCCAGAACACGCATTGTAACTTCGAAAGACATACGTGAAGCCATATCCGAATCCGTTAATACTATTGTAGAATCTGTGACAAAATCCCTGGAGCAAACTCCGCCGGAACTGTCAGCCGATATTCTGGACCGCGGAATTTTTCTCACAGGCGGTGGAGCTTTGCTGAAAAACCTGGACAAATTGATTACGGAAACAACTGATCTGCCGGTTCATATTGCCGAAGATCCGTTAACGGCTGTTGTTCGGGGCACCGGGAAGGTTCTTGAGGACCTGGAATATTACAGAGCGATTTTAACCTGATTTATTTCCAATTGAATGCGATTTTCGCTGCGAAAGACGGAAGATGTCAAGGATCATATTATTACGCTGGTCTTTGTTCTTATCGCTTTTTTCATGATGGTTTTCCGTCATGACGGAGGACTGCAGTCTGTCCGCAAAGCCTCTGTGCTTGCCATCAGCTACCTTGAGCAGCCCCTTTCGCAGGTGCGAATATACCGCACAGCATTGCAAACAAACGAACAGCTTGGCAAGCAAAACATCATTTTACAGGATGAAATAGCCCGTCTGCGATCCGTAAAAGAGGAAAACCGTGCACTGCGCGATCTTCTTGAACTCCGTGACACCCTGCAGCATGACCTGATTCCGGCAAAAATTGTTGCCAAAAATCTTACCGGAATCAATAACTCCTTTACCATTGACAGAGGGGAACGGGACGGAGTTGAAACGGGCATGGCTCTGATCAATGCCCAGGGTCTGATCGGACAGGTCATACTTACCACCCCGGGCCACGCCCAGATCATGCCGTTTCACAATGCGATGTTTCGTGTGAGCTCACACATTCAGGGCAGCCGGGCTTACGGTATTGTATCCTGGAGTGGTGAAGGCTCCGATGAACTGGTAATGAACTACGTCCCTCAGACTATCCGGGTTTCTGAAGGTGCTGTTGTTGAAACTTCGGGTTTCAGTAATCAGTTTCCTCCGCACATTCCCATCGGCGAAGTAATCCGTACAGAGCCTGAGGAAGGCAGAGATACCCAGCAAATCTATATCAAACCCTTTGTCTCCCTGCATCAAACTGCTGAAGCTTTCGTAGTAAGATACATCCCTGAACCGGAAGTGGACGAGCTTCTGCTGCAATACGAAGGATTGTTCCAATGAAATCTAATCTGTTAAAATTCGGACTCATTGGACTTGCAGCTGTTCTGTTACAGGTTTTAATCTTCTCCCATCTAAGCTACGGTGCAGTCGAGCCCGACTTTGTTCTAATAATTCTGATTTGGGTAATAGCCACGCAGGAGCGCACTACAGCCATCCTGTTTGCTGCTTTCACAGGCTTTCTGACAGACTTTTTCCTGGATTTCTGGGGGCTTCATCTGCTCTCGAAAACACTGACCACCATGTTCGTCTACAACTTCATCCCACGGATTGAAGAGACAAAATTATTCCTTTCACAGGTATTTCTGCTCTTGCTTGTAATATCATTAGTTCATAATCTGTTATTCCTTATAGCCGCTTTCTTCACTCAGATTTACCAGGCAGAAGCGGTTTTTTTCGAGGTTTTATTCGGAAGCAGTCTGCTGACGGCCGTAATTGGTACTATTATCCATCTCTTGCGTGATAACTGAATAATCATCATGCTTCTTAACAAGAAACAGTCACACACAGCCGTATCCATACGGGTATTGCAGGTGACTATCATAACCATACTTCTCATTTTTGCGGGAAGATTGTTCCAGCTGCAAATCATCGAGCATGACAAATATGGACCTCTGAGTCTGGCGAACAGTCTGCGTCAGGAAGCTGTAAGCCCTGCCAGAGGACTTGTTTACGACAGAACCGGACGTTTGTTGATTGACAATCAGCCCATATATACCATCACGGTTACACCTGCCAATTTTGACAGAGATGCCATTCCCTTGCTGGCTGAATATCTTGAGGTGCCTCCTGCAGTGGTTGAAGACAGAATCAATACTGCCAGAAGTTACTCATGGCATCGCCCGTCAAGGATATTTACCGATGTCAGTTTCCACTCCTTTACACAAATACAGGAGAACTTGTGGAAGCTGCCCGGAATCGGCCACCACGTTGAATCCAAGCGTCACTATCCTACCGATGTTAAAGCTTCTCATATCTTTGGCTATCTTAGTGAAGTGACACAGCAGGAGTACCGGAGCTCAAACCGGTATCATCTTGGTGATAAAGCCGGAAGGAGCGGACTTGAATTTGTCTACGAACATGAGCTGCGCGGAAATCTGGGTACAAGATATATCCAGGTAAATGCACTTGGACAGGCCCTTGGTCCCTATGAAGAAGAAACCATGAGTCAGAGCCCCATCAAAGGAGCCGATATTTTCACCCATATCGATTCCGAACTGCAACTGCTTGCTGAAGATCTGATGGAGGGCAAAATCGGCGGACTGGTTGTCATGGATCCAAACAGCGGAGCCATACATGCACTTGCAAGTTCACCATCTTTTGATGTTGAGCGTCTTTCCGGAAGAATTGATATGGATTACTGGATCTCACTTCAGTCCGACACCACGCGTCCGCTCTTCAACAGAGCCATTTCCACGATGCAACCACCAGGATCCACCGTGAAACCTCTCATGGGACTGATAGGCCTGGATTTTGGTGTAGTTGACAAGGATACAGAGATTAACTGCCGGGGAGGATACACTCATGGCAGGCACTACAAGTGCCTCAAAGAGCACGGAAGACAGAATCTTGTACAGGCTATCCAGAATTCATGCAACACCTATTTCTTTTCTCTGATGCACCAGACCATGCGTGAGAAGGGCCTGAATGAATGGCACAATCATACCAGATCTTTCGGCTTAGGTGATGTCACACATATTGACCTGCCAAACGAACGCCGTGGAATTCTGCCTGACAGCGCCTATTATAACACCTATTTCGGCGGGCCCAGAGAATGGGGAATCGGGGATCTTCTGAGTGTGGGTGTGGGACAGGGTACCTTTTCAAGTTCTCCGCTGCAAATGGCTCTGATGACCTCTCGAATTGCCAATGGCGGTTACAGTGTCCGGCCTCATATTGTTGATCGTATTTCCTATCCGGACGGGTCGGCATCTGTAGTTGAGCCGGATAATGAAAAAATTGACTGGGTAAAGGATGAGGACCTCCAGGTTGTTCAGGAAGGAATGCGCCTTGCCGTAAAAAACGGCTCAGGACGATTTTATGCTGATATTGCCGATGTGGAAGTTGCCGGAAAAACGGGAACTGCTCAAAACCCGCACGGAAAAAATCATGGCTGGTTTGTTGCCTATGCTCCTTATGACAACCCTGAAATTGCCATTGCCGTGCTGGTCGAAAATGCCGGATTCGGCTCCATTTCAGCGGCACCTATTGCCGGCCTGCTCATGGAAAAGTATTTTCACGGACAGATCAGACGCCCGTGGGTTTATGACTATGTGAAAACATTCACCCCGCGTAAAGCTGAAGAGCAAGAGGACGTACTGTAATGGCCTGGTACAAAGAATTTGACTGGTTGCTTGTCTTTTGCTGGATATTTCTTTTCACAGCCGGGCTTATTGCTATTTACAGTGCCACACTGGGTCCTGTGTCGCAATTCCTCCCTGATTATATACAGAACAATTTTCTCAACCAGATTATCTGGATAGGTGTATCCATTTTGATTCTGGTTATGATTCAGTTTGCTGACCCGCGGACGTTCCAGCAGATATCCTATATTCTTTATATAGTATGTATTCTGCTGGCTATTGCGACGGTCATATGGGGTACGGAAGCCGGCGGCGCCCGCCGGTGGCTGGTTATCGGCAGCATGCGTTTTCAGATAAGTGAGATGCTGAAGCTTGCAACCATACTGGCGGTATCGAACTATCTCACCA of Natronogracilivirga saccharolytica contains these proteins:
- the mreD gene encoding rod shape-determining protein MreD, with product MKSNLLKFGLIGLAAVLLQVLIFSHLSYGAVEPDFVLIILIWVIATQERTTAILFAAFTGFLTDFFLDFWGLHLLSKTLTTMFVYNFIPRIEETKLFLSQVFLLLLVISLVHNLLFLIAAFFTQIYQAEAVFFEVLFGSSLLTAVIGTIIHLLRDN
- a CDS encoding S66 peptidase family protein, with protein sequence MTLHPLPDNGTIGVMAPSSPVEEDKLENGIRYLENLGYKVHATDSCYSRDNYLAGSASRRASELMDLIQDKTVNAIFFARGGFGSAAMLPLLDYDAIRNARKLMVGYSDITALQWGIYAKTGLPSLSTGMPATDFNSVPVNPVFEDSFWTFIKTGKIDYSLQVPSNRKNGTISGISLPATLSVATKLAGSPYFPDLKQSIPILEDVGESRHKVEGYLWQARLAGWFDRASAVILGDFAEPEQETFPDNPSLDKVFDRTFEGLNIPVIRHVPYGHIDNKIPFPLGVELSLSFGSDVKISSQESLFDI
- the recA gene encoding recombinase RecA — protein: MADNERLKALDLAVGQIEKQHGKGTIMRLGDQPVVNIPSISTGSLSVDHVLGVGGIPRGRVTEIYGPESSGKTTLALHVIAEAQRKGGHAAMIDAEHAFDPKYGKALGIKIDELLISQPDNGEQALEIAETLIRSAALDVVVIDSVAALVPRAELDGEMGDSQVGLQARLMSQALRKLTGVVNRTHTAVIFINQLREKIGVMFGNPETTTGGKALKFYSSVRIDIRRIGAIKRGEDVIGNRTKVKVVKNKVAPPFKTCEFNIMYGQGISRIAELLDLAVQFDIVQKRGSWYRYDGEPIGQGTDSAIQFLREDEALCDKIEQIVRHKLMPEQYPDNGEDPNKPKESKETSSSDKSAAKSGSSASGK
- the purH gene encoding bifunctional phosphoribosylaminoimidazolecarboxamide formyltransferase/IMP cyclohydrolase, producing MDTFLNQLADIKVKRALISVFDKSGIAEFARTLHELGIEIISTGGTAEILRENGLKITDVSEVTNFPECLDGRVKTLHPHIHGGLLARPGKKDHADTLADLGIEPFELVVVNLYPFQDAITQKPDDTGHAVENIDIGGPAMIRAAAKNFENACVVTNPRNYPSVTAELKSKNGSIGAAQRIRLASEAFRLTSHYDLHITEKLAKTANAHFSEPGDEKISRVPGHLTISAPSHQTLRYGENPHQSAGVFGNPGEFIECFHGKKLSYNNYLDIDSALQLGADFHPDEISPEESLCAIFKHNIPCGVALAGSSAEAWEQAFATDTVSPFGGVILFNRKVDPDTAKAVDRIFSEIIIAPDFDEDALELLTEKSNRRLVRIKKWPDGSRPHIRTITGGYLWQEADFGFGTETRETVTQLEPDSNQQKSLEFAWKVVKHVKSNAIVYASGQRTIGIGTGQPNRIDASRLAVQKAREFGHSLNKSVLASDAFFPFADGVEVAAESGSRAIIQPGGSIRDDEVIQKADDLGISMIFTGLRHFRH
- a CDS encoding AI-2E family transporter, which translates into the protein MKKLNAETFIRLIIGLAAVLLFLLILYRFFTLVLYALIALVITYILDPFVNRMQAVGMNRTLAISIVISSLILLLVWFSSTILPAIANQLIILSQQLNIDAVIAVTAQIEEQILEHLPFLQEGILIDNVPNAVDALFQTEDFAATLNNILGIFADIFWAFLVVPFATFFILKDGARLRRNILQLVPNKYFETVLTGIEKIEKRLVTYFKSVGLQSIIIATTATITLSFVGLNNALSVGIAAGVANIIPYFGPIIGYVLSIIVSILETGDFSLVIFVIIAIAITQVIDNIIVQPLLFSRSANLHPLVVLFVVMTGAELAGIFGMLIAVPLTAVIVITAKQISWSLENYHVFRLTNN
- the mreC gene encoding rod shape-determining protein MreC, producing the protein MRFSLRKTEDVKDHIITLVFVLIAFFMMVFRHDGGLQSVRKASVLAISYLEQPLSQVRIYRTALQTNEQLGKQNIILQDEIARLRSVKEENRALRDLLELRDTLQHDLIPAKIVAKNLTGINNSFTIDRGERDGVETGMALINAQGLIGQVILTTPGHAQIMPFHNAMFRVSSHIQGSRAYGIVSWSGEGSDELVMNYVPQTIRVSEGAVVETSGFSNQFPPHIPIGEVIRTEPEEGRDTQQIYIKPFVSLHQTAEAFVVRYIPEPEVDELLLQYEGLFQ
- a CDS encoding rod shape-determining protein, coding for MPQSEATSKQAETTRNNSKGGLFDWLYTDIAIDLGTANTLIHSRNHGIVLNEPSIVALNTENQAVAIGHEARLMHEKTHQKIRTVRPLRDGVIADFEVAEHMIRGMIKKVKVRWYSSTRKMVVCVPSGITEVEKRAVRDSAEHAGAKEVYLVDEPMAAAIGIGLDVHEPVGNMIVDIGGGTTEIAVIALSGIVYSQSVRLGGDELNEDIINYFRRNHNLLIGERTAEQVKHILGSATPLDEELELSVKGRDLVNGVPRTRIVTSKDIREAISESVNTIVESVTKSLEQTPPELSADILDRGIFLTGGGALLKNLDKLITETTDLPVHIAEDPLTAVVRGTGKVLEDLEYYRAILT
- a CDS encoding regulatory protein RecX: MENIPDILPGRCTNITRQKNNSDRVSVFVNGEYLDGFYQDVLHDFSIQSESLITPDLYLRLREKDRFYKLRHQIFRWLAVRDHSTGEIRNKSMARGYTGSEADEAISYFVSMSYLDDCTFTEKFAREKAESGKWGPAKIRAALSKKGVKKQYIDASLRGLFSNEQSSKTLLKAASGIRTKLMRTDDKLKRKKKLVDFLIRRGFPPDIVFEKSDDILRQLENEET
- a CDS encoding TatD family hydrolase, encoding MIDTHSHIYLPQFRDDLKDVLDRASESGVKSILMPAIDFDSLARMDELSHPRIEFRKMAGIHPCDVGKSLSGKLAGQDGFEDKLHKLAASPDIIAVGETGLDYYWSDEHVSAQRRSFRQHCSVAKALNKPVVIHNRNSTADMLDIIEDEQDGRLYGVWHCFNGTPEEGRRALDSGLYLGIGGVITFKNAGVDRVVADLPLDKLLLETDAPYLAPVPKRGKRNEPSYMRYTARKLAGVKNAGFDDIDRITTNNAQTLFRLDEAG
- the purN gene encoding phosphoribosylglycinamide formyltransferase, translating into MSTKKITVFASGSGTNFKKIHQAALDNRIPASVTCLICNNPEAGALSYAKKQGIRTCLISHTDFDSEQTFAARLNEVLRSEKPDLIALAGYLKKIPDSVIEQYHGKIINIHPSLLPKYGGKGWYGMKVHQAVIENNEPVSGCTVHYVTTEYDEGPIIAQKQITVSPDDTPETLANKIQKLEHQLYPEVIKDLLSGNSSK